DNA sequence from the Xenopus tropicalis strain Nigerian chromosome 4, UCB_Xtro_10.0, whole genome shotgun sequence genome:
aaaaaagtatattttttatgaaaatgatttatttagatgatgcagagttttatatataagatgttttatatgatatattgtaCATTGTTcagggagtatagttttcctttaaaaagaggTATCCTGGTGCCTATAAATCCACTGGTTGGAGACCAGGGGTCGGGTAGTTTATAAAGTCACGGATGCAGTAGTAGCCTTATAAAGGTTTGTGGCAtcattattaatattttcttCAATTGTTACTTCTCCACCTTAACCCAATATGGTTCAGCATTACACAGgcgccccctgctgccttccCCAAGTTATGGCTCTGCGGAAACTGACACCATTCTGTACTCCATTGCCGTTGTCTCCAACTCCCATTATTGTTGTCTGTTTAACATATTCTAATGTATAAAAAGCCTGTAGTCACACTGACACAATCTGGCTTTGCTGTAAATGGGACACGTACTCACTTGCAGAATATCATTTAAAATTGCAGAACTTTGCAATACATgaatattgtttattttcttttttctctaataatagtCATAGTTTGACACTGCTAATATCCTAAAGGCATAACAAGAGTGCCTACTACTGTTCAGTAATGGACAGATGGCTACTGATGCAGAAAGCATCTCTTGCAGCTTCTCTGCTCGATTCTATTGCTCAGTGGGCATCAgtaatttaagctggccatatacctATCGATCGTTTGGAGAGgttaccaaatgagcagatctttccccaacaTGCTCACCTTGAGCTGAACAATACAGGGATGATCCGATCCTTTGGCTCTTAGGCCCATGATTGGATCATATTGGCCACCGATGTtcctgatgggaaaatcaaacctgcccaactgatatctgctgaatgtcttaaggtggccatacacgttaaaatccgctctacctacgggtgggcgatatcgggtgaatttaggctaattcggtcatttggcactggggccaaacaGTCAAATTAGAGCgccggtaataggcacagtccccgatccgactaaattttttaacctgcctgatcgagatctggttgatttcaggccagatgttggtcggcagacccatcgtttgtgcccctacacggtcTGATaaggtctaagggacccatatctgcagctacaatcaccccgtgtatggggacctttagctgcAAAACCCAGTCCATATTATTTACTGACATGCAAACCAATCAGGTTTATTTTCCTCATTCTATCCACGCTTCATGGATGAAAGttaatttctgattggctgctgtgaatTCTGCACTGATGTCGACTTGCCAAGTGTTATAAATAAGCCTCCCTATCAGCTTTTGAGATTCCATTTGGCATGTCGGAATCTTTGTTTCCTCTCTTTTTCACCCTCCATGCACTTGGTGGCTTCTGGTAACCGCaatgagtttttttattttttataacggGATGGGGGGGCGGCAAAACAATCTGATCTAAAATTAACCAGCCTTCCCACAGAGCAATCTCCCATTTGTACTAGAGGAAATGATTCAGTGCATTTGGATGCAATGTATGCCAAGTCTGAGGCACGTTCCTATATAAGGACTCTAGGGTGCAAAGGAGGGGGGCAGAGGACCTGACAGGCTCCTCCTGTCAAGATCAGAGGTTTCAGCTTCTTTGGGAAGCACTGTACCATCTACACAGCTGCGGGCAGGGGGTctcactcctcccccccccccccggggagtTTCCACTCTACAGGCGGAAGCTGAGGGATCCTTTATCCATCAAGGAGGTATCAGATGTGGGGGTCATGGCCCCATCACTGAACCTATTTTATCTGTTCTGTGTCACCAACCTCTCTGCACCAACTCTGTTAGTATCTAGATTGTGGCACCAAACTTCTGCCTGTAGCTGCTGCACCATCAGTCACCCACTCTGCACGCTTGTACCGCTCCCTGCCTGTACTACCTTACATGTAAGTATATGGCGTCTGCTACCTGCACCCCTAAACTCACCTCTCCGCCACTATAGCTGCCTCTCTGCCTGCTCGAATCTTTACCAGTCCTTTAGCTGTGCATTATTACACTATGTGTTCTGCCTGCTTTCATCCCATAATGGCACACAGAAAGGGGCATTTACAGGGACCCCAGatgcaagaacactaaggggtgcaaaagtgcTATGTTTTCTATATACAGGGGGCCCACAAGGGGGTTGTCATGGGCCAGCAATGCATGCGAAATTGAGGCTGACCATTAGAAAAATTTAGAGGGGGCCcacaaagttacaccactgcctgtcTGTATCACCTCCCACAGGGAAGGTAGTTAATAGAAGGCTTCATTATGGCCTGCATCCTAAATGGCATGTCTGAATGACGTGCAAGTTATGGGATGAGTAGGGGGGGCAGGATGCCTCCCGCCACTGTTGTAGAAACAAATCTCCCCCCATGGaaacagtgctgcctgcattagcCAGTGTTCTGGAgtggttggtggggggggggggctcctaaATTGAGTGCACCCTGCTCTGCACTAGATGTATGATCAGTGGAGATCAAATTGTCACAGCCCATCTGTCACTGCTCCTAATGCTATTGAATGATAGGCACCCTACTGGACGACATGGAGCAGTGTGGCGGGTCACCTGTCATTGCTCCGAGTGTGGCAGTGCCATGACTGATAGTAGAACTATACAATCACTGTATCTGTATGTAAGAAGCACTATGTGTCTCTACAGATACTCCACTCCCTATACCTGTATCTCTGCAGCCATTCCTGTCTTAGCTATCTTAGCTATTCCAACTGTACCCCTGTAAAGCAAATAGGGCAATGCCAAAACAGGAGCAAAATATGGTTCAGTTCTACtgtcccacagcaaccaataagatatttactTTCTAACAGCAGGTGGCTGCTTGCCTCTTTTATTAAATGGGATCCCCACCCAAAATGCTTTTTGCATTATAGAAATACAATTTTTAGCAACATGCAGATATGTAATTACAATCTGacactggttttaaagttatttgtaaatttaaatgCTGTTTAATTGggtatctgtctggctgtctgtAGTCTCTGcacttctgactcctgaaaccatgtagcagaagccagaggATTAACAAACCTGGAGGAAAACAGACTTCTGCAACCTTGTGTCAAAACCTGAGAGCAGAAAGGGGTAAACAAATACAGCTATTTTAGTCTAATGCCAGATGGGGCTAATTATTGGTCTGTGGATAAacccaggctgagaatcagcccctactctGGCATAAGCCTTTCCCTGTTCCTCCACCTAGAGCCACTGTGTCAGCCTGAGTGCAGGCAcgcagagtggattttggtgctgaaatgcaTACTCACATGTTTTGGTgacaaaatccactccatgtgtctgcatCTGGGCTAAAGTAATAGCTCTGGGTGCAGCACAGGGAAagactgatgccagtgtaggggcattTACCTGcagccctgtctggcattagccttatttaCCTTTCTCCAGTGCCCCCTTCAGATGTAGACTCTACAGTTTGcaattttttccccataatttgaGTGTCATTGCGGACTAGCGCACCTTTGCATTCCTCACAATTGCAGCCAATGCCCCAAAACAAATGCAATTGTGGGTGTACTTTTTAACAAACGGGGCAGAATTGTATACAGGGTTAGTCAGAGTGAGAtttgcatcatttctggtgttaaaATCATGTTTGCACGTCATTTATTGATTTGCTGTGCTTATTGGCACTGCACTGGTAACCTTTGAATTATCAACACCTTGAaggtggtggtagttccagggtttccCTGTATTAATAAGTGCATGCAGgacaggactggcaatctgtgcttTCTAGTAAAtaacagaggggctgctgtaagatgccatagacagtcactatttattgggctgggggggctgtttgggcctctgtgtacttgaaatgccaggggctattttgaaaggggaaagaaaatgaaaatacttttttCCTGGTTTGGTgccttttatttttctaaaaaggaGCTCCAGCCCttggaaacaaaataataattggTATGACTGGGGTGTGCCTGATATTTTCTcacccccacacagacacagtgacagtagtGCTGACCCTGATGCAGCAATTTTTGGGTCAGGAAAATCTACTATGTGCATTTTCAAGTAATGCAGCAATTGCACCAGCAGCGCCAGTGCCATTTTCCAGCAATTTGTCCCTGCCCATACTGCCCTGAATCAACTTACGTTTGCACAGTGCACCAGTCACACTATTCAGTGCCATAACTAGAAGGTCACTAAGGGTGTgtatttgcaccccttagtgctcttgcacgtCTCTCCATGATTACACCTATACCAGCCATTCTACCTGTATTCAACTGTTTGTAAGATGACAGCAGCCATTCTACCACTCATCCTACCTGCAACACTTGACTGGACAACTACCGGTATTTATGCCTGGAAAAACTCTTTCTGTGGCTTACAATATGTATATGACCTGTAAGCCTTCATCTGTTATATCTGTAATGTACACCATGTGCACAttataaatatttgtaatgtttttagaATGACGTTGCTACCAATGTGAATTAGTGCATGGGGAAGGCATACTAAGAGGCGACTGTGCCGGaaataattattttcattaaGAAAAATTCCAGTTGAGAACAATTGTGGCAGAGATTTCCCAGCTCATGGGGGCAATATTGCTGGGAGTGAAGGGGGTAGAGCCACAGAGTATTTCTTCTGAGATGGGGGAACAATTTATCCAAACatataaggggttatttacaaggCTGAACATAGGTATGATGCCACCCAAGGCACCAGAGCTAAATGCACCCCTCAGTTGCGGAAGTGACCACTGCCTATGGTCGCCCTCTATCCCCCCAGCTCGGCCATCAGATTTCAATTTGTGCCCACAATATTAGGGCAGAATCCAAGCATCATTAGCGGGTATGCAGCAAGGTGGCATTGTAAGATTTGAATATTTGGGATCTTTCACGAAATGCCTATcctagggccaaaggatcaaATTACAAGGACGGAGATAGGAGTGAGAACCACATCAATTATCCAAAAGACGTTTGGAcatatatcagttgggtagggcCATCAGGGTTCCCCATAaattggcagataagctgctgaattggtctgtaGAACTCggttaaatctgccagtgtatgggcataGGGAAGATGCCAAGATGTCCATAGCTAAATTACAGCTCAATTTGGACACCAAGCACAGGATCATTAGATTCTACCACAGCCAATCATTCTAAATATTCTTGGTATGGCATCACTGATATCATGGGAACTCCCTCACTGATATGATCCCCTCGCCTTTCCCTAGTTTATAATGTACTGGAGCAGAGTAACCTGTATCTATATTAGATAGAGCCACAATCAGCAATGTAGGCACCAGCAAGGCCTCAGTTTCTATGTACCTACATAATGTTCAATTAGCAGCAGGAAATCTTTTTGAAAGAATGGCTGGCTACAACTTGCTGCTGGGTTCTGAGGTGCagaatattacagtaagtgccaagTACATTTAAAGACTTCACTATAGGCAAGTGTGCCAAgggaaaataaagcaaaacttCATAGCAGTGTAGGTTTATTTCTGTTTTAGAGAAGCCTACCTTTTAATATCAGCAATGGGGGGCTAAGCCCTTTCGATGCAATCCATTACCGTCTAGTATAAGTGGAGCTTTAGCTTATTTAGCTTCACTTGAACTGATACGTCTCAAGCTCCTCTTTCACAGGTTGTCAAACTATATGGGTGCATAAAGTCCATCATTTCTGGGTTGGACAAAATACCAcatcctccacaaaagatttggctGTACACCGATCCAAATTTGACCCCGaatttgagtccttcaggcaTGGGGTGAGGGTAAAAATCCGAGACAGGACTCTATGGAGCGGGAATAGAGACTGGACATGCAGAAGTAGACAGGACTGAGACAGGACTTAGACAGGACCAAGGCAAGAGGAATGGGAGCTAGGGGCAAGCCACAGCTGCAACAAACCTAAGGAAAACACCAAGTTCTGATATTTCTTTATGTTGACATAACAATccatttatactttattttagaTATATCTAGAAAAGGATGGTACAACAGGCTGCAATACTCTTTCCACACTATACATCCTAGACAGCTGCCTTTATTTTTGGGaatctttttttctgcattctAAGACCCAAAAATGTCCCGAGATGGAAAATACAGCAGCTCTGAACAGGCGCCTTTCATGGAAGAATGGAAAGCACGAAGGGAGAGAATGAGACTACGCTCTTCTTCCTCCAGCCTTGTGGGGAGTGTGTCCATAGATGCCAGTTACCCCCATCATGTCAGGGAGCAACAGGCAGAGCCTCAGAACTTGCATGTTACCAAGGAGAAGGGCACAGAAGCAGAAGGAAGAAGGCCTGTAGAAAACACAGCTCGTACTTACGTGACTGTAGAAAATTCCATACATGATTCCACTGTCTCTAAAAACAAAGAGAAGAAAGGAAGTGGGGAAAAGAAACACCGTACCCAAATTGAGAAGAGGAAATTGAGAGAAAAGAGGAGGCCTACAGGAGTAGCCTATTTAACTCAATTAGAAGTGAGTTTTATTCTAcagtatttgtctgtctgtctgcctgcctatCACTGTTTCCTACTGCTCTACCATAGCCCTGGAAAATGGGCCCTACCAACTAAAATAAATGCTTGTTTATATAGAAAACACCCCAAATCTGCCTGCCCATGCCTCATTACACTATTTCCCAATATACCAAACCCCACCAACCGTCAGGGTTGGCAATGTCCATCCTCTTCATTAACCTTGAAACAGGATAAGTGCTTGTGCTCATAATGACcttaacacagaaagaaatcgtcagcgctcggtctaacccacgctgtagcgttgaccagctgctagaaacacactattgtgccagcgctcggtctaacccacgctgtagtgttgactagctgctagaaacactcttgtgccagcgctcggtctaacccacgctgtagcattgactagctgctagaaacacccttgtgccagcgctcggtctaacccacgctgtagtgttgactagctgctagaaacactcttgtgccagcgctcggtctaacccacgctgtagtgttgactagctgctagaaacactcttgtgccagcgctcggtctaacccacgctgtagtgttgactagctgctagaaacactcttgtgccagcgctcggtctaacccacgctgtagtgttgactagctgctagaaacactcttgtgccagcgctcggtctaacccacgctgtagtgttgactagctgctagaaacactcttgtgccagcgctcggtctaacccacgctgtagtgttgactagctgctagaaacactcttgtgccagcgctcggtctaacccacgctgtagtgttgactagctgctagaaacactcttgtgccagcgctcggtctaacccaaaaagccattatttatacacaaagagaaagaaagtttgccagcgcttagtttgtctttaaaaataatttttccaaaaaatgaggtgttagtaccacactttggccaaaatatgtaagctcacgtgccacgtcaaggcccctcattgtacgtgagtcctacactgtctaatgactttgagtctgtgatgcaattaaaataaagtcccccagcaaacaatgtgactgagtagtaagacctattgcacctacctttagctcaaaaaggctctagtgaaaaagcagggagcttttaagccccagctcattagcacacacatgaaagtgattcattggtttaaaggctacatagcagctagaagcaaaatttggctaaaATTtgtacacagaaagaaatcgccagcgctcggtctaacccacgctgtagcgttgaccagctgctagaaacacaatATTGTGCCAGCGCCAGCTTGCCCCGACCAAGCACCCACCTCTCCCACTTTTTGGTCCTAAGCAGCACAGGCTGCCATTTGGGGGGAGAAAGATGGGAGTCTCAGGTGCCCTGTAGCAGTGGGGGCTTGGACAGACAAAACAGCCTGATTTGTGGACCCTAAAAGGGCCAAGGCTTACAGGAAAGATGGGCAGGGTTTAGGTGTAATGGGGTGAGGA
Encoded proteins:
- the LOC100487884 gene encoding PRKC apoptosis WT1 regulator protein, which translates into the protein MSRDGKYSSSEQAPFMEEWKARRERMRLRSSSSSLVGSVSIDASYPHHVREQQAEPQNLHVTKEKGTEAEGRRPVENTARTYVTVENSIHDSTVSKNKEKKGSGEKKHRTQIEKRKLREKRRPTGVAYLTQLEDADESPDHVGVQDGQKAEVPNQELKKSQGVNQNRAHSCPESPYQDGRQKTGQALAEELQKEVAGKQQDNHNLTVQLKDKEATLTLLQMEMKTVTRKMKKAEDENKRLKEENQMLLKVMTKLS